A genome region from Setaria italica strain Yugu1 chromosome III, Setaria_italica_v2.0, whole genome shotgun sequence includes the following:
- the LOC101760494 gene encoding uncharacterized protein LOC101760494, whose translation MKKLYQGKGRRVHPAPADAAAAAAAVALPAAVLALASALTAEEQEVLAYLLSCGGAAGGRPRRRRGPHPPEMGCGCFGCYKSFWARWDASPNRHLIHRIIDAVEEGGGGGGVSGGPARRGPSRRRRRGRRSSDAADYEDAADAGEVDASVDHHHQGCDGGMDHHGEYEGDGDDEEEEAGSSMDGDEDDASVASEGDGCGGSAEKSTVGRLVRFIGEKVWGGWN comes from the coding sequence ATGAAGAAGCTGTACCAGGGGAAGGGCCGCCGGGTGCACCCGGCGCccgcggacgccgcggcggcggcggcggccgtggcgctgCCTGCCGCCGTCCTGGCCCTGGCGTCAGCGCTGACagcggaggagcaggaggtgctGGCCTACCTCCTGTCCtgcggcggagcggcggggggccgcccgcgccgccgccgcgggccccACCCGCCCGAGATGGGATGCGGCTGCTTCGGCTGCTACAAGAGCTTCTGGGCGCGCTGGGACGCGTCCCCTAACCGCCACCTCATCCACCGCATCATCGACGCCGTcgaggaggggggcggcggaggaggagtaaGCGGGGGCCCTGCGCGCCGCGGTCCgtcacgccgccggcgccgaggccgccgcagCAGCGATGCGGCCGACTACGAGGACGCCGCGGACGCCGGAGAGGTGGACGCCAGTgtggaccaccaccaccagggctGCGACGGCGGGATGGACCACCACGGCGAGTAcgagggcgacggcgacgacgaggaggaagaggcgggCAGCAGCatggacggcgacgaggatgacGCGTCGGTGGCCAGCGAGGgcgacggctgcggcggcagcgccgaGAAGAGCACGGTGGGGAGGCTGGTGCGCTTCATCGGCGAGAAGGTCTGGGGTGGCTGGAACTAA